Within Sorangiineae bacterium MSr11367, the genomic segment GGCCAGGTCCTGGTCGTGGGTCACGAGCACCAGCGTGCCTGGGTAGGCGGCCAGCGCTTTCTCGAGTCGCTCGATGGACGGCAGATCGAGGTGGTTCGTCGGCTCGTCGAGCAGAGCGCCCCATGCATGGCGACCGAGCCCCCATGCGATGGCAACCTTGCGCGCTTCGCCCGGAGACGGCGCACGCGACGCGAGAAGCCGCTCGGGATCCACGCCAAGCGCCGCCACCAACGAAAGGACCCGCCCGCGTTCAGCCGGCTCGAGCCGCATCGTCTCCGCGAGAAGCGCACTCCCCTGCCCCTCGTCGAGATCCTGCGGCAGATAGAAAAGCCGCTCGCGCGGCACGGTGCTCGACGCCAGCAACGCACGCAACAGCGTGCTCTTGCCCGCCCCGTTGTCGCCGCGAATCGCAATGCGATCCTCGCGGCGGACCACCACCGAAACGTCGCGCAGGAGCTCCCGCACCCCCGCATGCAACGTCACGCCGCCCGTGATCGCGGCAAGCTGCGGAGAGTGCGCACGCTCATACCCCATGAAGATCGACCGCCCCATGGACTTCATGCGCTCGACCTCCGGCACCGCGTCGGCAGCCTTCTCCGCGGCCCGCCGCGCGACCTCCCCCCTCCGCCCGAGCCGATCCTCCGCCCAGCCGATCCGGATCTTGCGCCCGAAACTCCGCGCGTCGTGGTCATTCTTGTCACGGCTCTTCGCACGCATCGAGCGGCTTCGGTCCGCCGCCTCGTGCTCGCGACGCACGTCGACCAGATGCCTCTTGGCGGCACGCGCCAGCTCGCGAGCCTCATCATGCTCGCCCATCGCACGGCGCTCCTCGAGCTCCCATTGTGCTTTGGCGGCCGTGAAATTCCCGGGATAC encodes:
- a CDS encoding ATP-binding cassette domain-containing protein translates to MAREQISLAVAHASFAFATPILTDVTLTLGPAWHGLVGANGAGKTTFLRLILGELEPEGGSLRWAPERARIVLCPQRVDVAGDDVLHFAGDDGAHARRLRARLALDGAGLARWAMLSPGERKRWQIGAALREDPDVLLLDEPTNHIDASARTLLVEALRAFRGLGVVVSHDRALLETLTSVTLRLDRRTLRAYPGNFTAAKAQWELEERRAMGEHDEARELARAAKRHLVDVRREHEAADRSRSMRAKSRDKNDHDARSFGRKIRIGWAEDRLGRRGEVARRAAEKAADAVPEVERMKSMGRSIFMGYERAHSPQLAAITGGVTLHAGVRELLRDVSVVVRREDRIAIRGDNGAGKSTLLRALLASSTVPRERLFYLPQDLDEGQGSALLAETMRLEPAERGRVLSLVAALGVDPERLLASRAPSPGEARKVAIAWGLGRHAWGALLDEPTNHLDLPSIERLEKALAAYPGTLVLVTHDQDLARACTHTTWHIENRHISTH